Proteins co-encoded in one Crateriforma spongiae genomic window:
- a CDS encoding alpha/beta hydrolase fold domain-containing protein, with translation MMSCIVIAQEQGAPPDDQSIARARRLMRKIDKDRNGTFEKTENARTWKRYQRLDADGDDCLTVQELGSDRTAYLQTGGRRSLDVVYKTVGNRDLLLDLYYPTEMSPSDRCPVIVYTHGGGWAAGSKQGAARGSFARVFLDLVGHGFAVASVDYRLCKPDSGVAMRDCVIDCKDAVRYLAKHSDSLGLDAGKFFVMGDSAGGQIAQMLLLSPSESLAGDPELASTPFQLVAGVSWYGPCDFERMDLFNHDDRPDFRDRFEPRILGTSGGTDAAEAKRELLENKLQRYREISPVNYLAGDSPPLLMIQGDKDTTIPVKHAYYMKERAEAVSASVQIMIVRNAGHNWRMVDAEIDPSREAIEDRTVQFFVDHR, from the coding sequence ATGATGTCTTGCATTGTCATTGCCCAAGAGCAGGGAGCGCCGCCAGATGACCAGTCGATTGCACGGGCAAGGCGACTGATGCGAAAAATCGACAAAGACCGAAACGGCACCTTCGAAAAAACGGAAAATGCTCGCACTTGGAAGCGGTATCAGCGTTTGGACGCTGACGGAGACGACTGCCTGACCGTTCAGGAACTGGGCAGCGACCGAACCGCCTACTTGCAGACCGGTGGCCGGCGCAGCTTGGATGTCGTTTACAAAACTGTTGGGAATCGAGATCTGTTATTGGATCTGTACTATCCCACCGAAATGAGTCCTAGCGATCGTTGTCCCGTGATCGTCTATACCCATGGCGGCGGATGGGCCGCCGGAAGCAAGCAAGGTGCCGCCCGAGGATCTTTCGCGAGGGTGTTTCTGGATCTTGTGGGGCACGGATTTGCCGTCGCATCCGTGGACTATCGGTTATGCAAGCCCGATAGTGGTGTCGCAATGCGCGACTGTGTCATCGACTGCAAGGATGCCGTTCGCTATCTAGCAAAACATTCCGATTCGCTCGGTTTGGATGCGGGAAAGTTTTTTGTGATGGGCGATTCTGCTGGAGGCCAGATCGCACAGATGCTGTTACTTTCCCCATCAGAAAGTCTTGCCGGCGATCCGGAACTCGCGTCAACACCATTCCAATTGGTCGCGGGAGTTTCCTGGTACGGGCCGTGCGATTTTGAGCGAATGGATTTGTTCAATCATGATGACCGACCAGACTTTCGGGATCGATTTGAGCCTCGCATTTTGGGGACCAGCGGTGGTACCGATGCAGCGGAAGCGAAACGCGAACTATTAGAAAATAAATTGCAGCGGTACCGTGAAATCAGTCCGGTGAACTATTTGGCGGGTGACAGTCCTCCGTTGTTGATGATTCAGGGGGACAAAGACACAACCATTCCCGTGAAGCATGCCTACTACATGAAAGAGCGTGCGGAGGCTGTCTCCGCGTCAGTGCAAATAATGATCGTTCGGAATGCTGGTCACAATTGGCGAATGGTTGATGCGGAGATTGATCCGTCTCGAGAAGCAATTGAGGATCGTACCGTCCAGTTTTTCGTAGATCATCGTTGA
- a CDS encoding putative glycoside hydrolase, whose protein sequence is MKLSDLWVCPPLLRISLVGLCIGLTSLRSGHAEEAGGTVAGGAAVLSQRAVNYPQFSWDRIPRYMHVRKARSFTDDEIQYLSKFPLITFEKANGHLDHGSVEAGTLAAARAVKAINPKATILYYRNVMVHYGGYEADEQLGGISGAFLRGRSGHTKLVRGRVEAYDLSNAELRSWWANACRTMTQSPDIDGVFLDGNVKAIEPAYLAKEIGLAKKQQTIEGYHELIRETRKAIGPGELMLANLLRARFEDAGLEYLDYFDGSYLENFFHNVGDADYEQYVARGIDAFQTAARQGKIIAFTCGLASTNRKSVRSNDLGIDEAHASVETMDQARQGLMYPLAVFLVCAERYSYFRVHEGYSANESDRWMRWFPEYDRPLGPPDGPASREGSVYRRKFRHASVMVDIRNRTADIRWTNPSGEQ, encoded by the coding sequence ATGAAATTAAGTGACCTTTGGGTTTGCCCACCATTGCTTCGCATCAGTTTGGTGGGGCTATGCATCGGGCTGACGAGTTTACGATCGGGACATGCGGAAGAGGCCGGCGGAACGGTAGCAGGTGGCGCGGCTGTGCTATCGCAACGAGCGGTGAATTATCCCCAGTTCAGCTGGGATCGAATCCCGCGATACATGCACGTCCGAAAAGCGAGGTCATTCACGGATGACGAAATTCAGTATCTGTCCAAGTTTCCGCTGATCACCTTCGAAAAAGCCAACGGTCATCTGGATCATGGCTCCGTAGAAGCTGGGACGCTAGCCGCCGCTCGAGCGGTGAAGGCGATCAATCCCAAGGCGACGATCCTGTATTACCGCAACGTCATGGTGCACTACGGTGGATATGAAGCCGATGAACAATTGGGCGGGATCTCCGGTGCGTTTTTGCGGGGGCGAAGCGGTCACACCAAGCTTGTTCGCGGACGCGTCGAAGCATACGACCTGTCCAATGCGGAACTGCGATCATGGTGGGCGAATGCATGTCGTACCATGACGCAAAGTCCAGACATCGATGGCGTCTTTCTTGACGGCAACGTTAAAGCCATTGAACCGGCATACCTTGCCAAGGAAATCGGGCTAGCCAAAAAGCAACAAACCATCGAAGGCTATCACGAACTGATACGCGAAACGCGGAAAGCAATCGGTCCTGGGGAATTGATGCTCGCCAATCTTCTGCGAGCACGCTTTGAGGATGCGGGATTGGAGTATCTGGACTATTTCGACGGTTCGTACTTGGAGAACTTCTTTCATAACGTCGGTGATGCGGACTACGAGCAATACGTTGCCCGAGGAATCGATGCGTTTCAAACGGCGGCGAGGCAAGGAAAGATCATCGCATTCACATGCGGCCTTGCTTCGACAAATCGGAAGTCAGTCCGTTCGAATGACTTAGGAATCGATGAGGCTCACGCAAGTGTTGAAACGATGGATCAAGCGCGTCAGGGGTTGATGTATCCCTTGGCTGTCTTCCTGGTTTGTGCCGAACGATATAGCTACTTCCGAGTTCACGAAGGCTATTCGGCCAATGAAAGTGATCGATGGATGCGATGGTTTCCAGAATACGATCGTCCCTTGGGGCCGCCCGATGGCCCCGCATCGCGTGAAGGCAGTGTGTATCGGAGAAAGTTTCGGCATGCATCGGTGATGGTGGACATCAGAAATCGGACAGCCGACATCCGCTGGACGAACCCTTCAGGCGAACAATGA
- a CDS encoding alpha-L-fucosidase, whose translation MTNKSAILAVFVLLGSYGAGGGICGEPTARPNVVFIFADDMGYGEVEALNPERSKIPTPALNQLAAEGKVFTDAHTSSSVCSPSRYSLLTGRYSWRSRLQRGVLTGGGQPLIADDRVTLASLFRQEGYQTAIFGKWHLEYHYQVPEDLKNVKPNQAESRYAAPVPIGTHIPDGPITRGFDTFLGFHHSRSMSSLVRDDRIIEEIDVVEMLPRLTEEVVRYIDTHASESESGKPFFLYLPLNSPHSPIVPAAEWEGKGGMGPYSDFVAQTDGAVAEVLKALERNNLSDDTIVIFSTDNGTSRIAKIPDLQAKGHFPSADFRGSKADLWDGGHRVPFIVRWPGVIKPESTSDQLVCLTDIMATFAEYFSVSLADDVAEDSISFLHAMLDRPGKNARTSVVHHSIAGHFSIRQDGWKLLLAPGSGGWTAPVGATAIKAGLPEMQLYHISEDVGERQNVINQYPDKAKELLTLLQSYVAKGRSTPGQPQSNDVEIDVWKKTNWQPKPRKNGKSELVVPVAAKEDVAAKGQTRLPYDGSWESLQEMPVPKWFDDGKVGIFIHWGPYSEIGYRKGSRGYAEHVPKLLYEDPGHYYPYMQERWGAKPPQFGYKDIVPDFKAEKWDPDQWAQLFQEVGAKYVVFTAEHHDGWANWDSDLTPWNAVKMGPKRDLVGDLGEALRQRGLKYAPSYHRERHTGFFAKEKYVVHSQPREDIAEEIRRMPQAASLYGPFSYSKAFVDDYVARWKEIQEKYHPDMLWVDDFPIYTRDGNQVRSGRMKPEIKYFDDQVRRMITDFMNDAAERGQQVYCNNKGGNPNWPAGVGCLEKDNLKLKVIGPKWQSCTTFGSSFGYLEGDRYRTIESVIHELVEVISRNGNFLINIGPKGDGTLVPEQVERLRAMGQWLKINGDAIYGSRYWKVSDQEDERLVFTTKGKSLYAIKMEEPSEPFTILGTAGWKSDEVRSVRLLGADARVSWSMTRQGLRIVPPDDPGISRYAWAFEVVTLRNQHVPNVIQNDADEALKGTRRVDLEGHDLSEVQNLPGTSVEIETANRADGFQKLVPKTCDAKITTNHITSNDPVDSLTDGKLEEGFGPVFKNGVRNGAYKLDLGAVQSISSITSWSHNQRGFRGHQRIALFGSDASTDPGWDLRQYVPLGKIDTTDQAIGKFTAASLRASDETTLGKFRWIVWAVAPITTSGGGENTAFQELSVEFE comes from the coding sequence ATGACGAACAAGTCGGCGATTTTGGCGGTTTTTGTGCTTCTGGGGAGCTACGGTGCCGGTGGAGGCATTTGTGGTGAGCCAACCGCGCGGCCCAATGTGGTCTTTATCTTTGCAGATGATATGGGCTATGGCGAAGTCGAAGCACTGAACCCGGAACGCAGTAAGATCCCGACGCCCGCTTTGAATCAATTGGCGGCAGAGGGAAAAGTCTTTACCGATGCGCATACCAGTTCATCGGTGTGCTCGCCATCGCGGTATTCCTTGCTGACCGGACGATACAGTTGGCGATCGCGTTTGCAGCGTGGCGTGTTGACCGGTGGCGGACAGCCACTGATCGCAGATGATCGTGTTACCCTTGCGTCCTTGTTTCGCCAAGAAGGATATCAAACCGCCATCTTCGGAAAATGGCATCTGGAATATCACTATCAAGTTCCTGAGGACCTGAAGAACGTCAAACCCAATCAAGCCGAAAGTCGATACGCTGCTCCGGTTCCCATCGGCACGCACATTCCTGACGGTCCTATCACACGCGGGTTCGATACATTTCTTGGCTTTCATCATTCAAGGTCGATGAGCAGTCTGGTTCGTGACGACCGGATCATCGAAGAGATTGATGTCGTCGAGATGTTGCCGAGATTAACCGAAGAGGTCGTGCGTTACATCGACACGCACGCATCGGAGTCTGAATCCGGAAAGCCGTTCTTTTTGTACCTTCCTCTAAATTCGCCGCACTCACCGATTGTGCCCGCCGCAGAATGGGAAGGCAAAGGCGGCATGGGGCCATACAGCGATTTTGTTGCGCAGACGGACGGTGCGGTGGCGGAAGTCTTAAAGGCTTTGGAACGCAATAATTTAAGCGACGATACGATCGTCATTTTTAGCACAGACAATGGGACTTCGCGAATCGCAAAGATTCCGGATCTGCAGGCCAAAGGGCACTTTCCTAGCGCCGATTTTCGGGGTTCGAAAGCTGATTTATGGGACGGCGGACACCGCGTGCCGTTCATCGTTCGATGGCCCGGAGTCATCAAACCGGAATCAACGTCAGATCAATTGGTTTGTTTGACGGACATCATGGCCACCTTTGCCGAATACTTCTCCGTAAGTCTTGCCGACGACGTGGCAGAAGACAGCATCAGTTTTCTGCATGCAATGTTAGATCGTCCGGGCAAGAACGCGCGTACATCGGTGGTGCATCATTCGATTGCGGGACACTTTTCGATTCGGCAGGATGGCTGGAAGTTGCTGCTCGCACCTGGTTCGGGTGGTTGGACCGCTCCGGTAGGAGCGACCGCCATCAAAGCCGGTCTTCCGGAGATGCAACTCTATCACATTAGCGAGGATGTCGGCGAACGCCAAAATGTGATCAATCAGTATCCGGATAAGGCAAAAGAGCTTCTGACGCTACTTCAGTCCTACGTCGCGAAAGGCCGCAGCACTCCAGGCCAGCCGCAGTCCAATGACGTGGAAATTGATGTTTGGAAAAAGACAAATTGGCAACCCAAACCCAGAAAGAATGGGAAGTCTGAATTGGTTGTCCCGGTCGCGGCGAAGGAAGATGTTGCTGCGAAGGGGCAGACCAGGCTTCCGTACGATGGGTCCTGGGAATCGCTACAAGAAATGCCTGTTCCAAAGTGGTTCGATGATGGGAAGGTTGGGATCTTTATCCACTGGGGACCCTACAGTGAAATCGGATATCGCAAAGGAAGTCGGGGCTATGCTGAACATGTTCCGAAGTTGCTGTACGAGGACCCAGGGCATTATTACCCTTACATGCAAGAACGATGGGGGGCAAAACCTCCGCAGTTTGGATACAAGGACATTGTCCCAGATTTCAAAGCGGAAAAGTGGGACCCGGACCAATGGGCCCAGCTCTTTCAAGAAGTCGGCGCAAAATACGTCGTCTTCACTGCAGAGCATCATGACGGATGGGCAAACTGGGATTCGGATCTAACGCCCTGGAATGCTGTCAAAATGGGGCCGAAGCGAGATTTGGTTGGTGATCTTGGCGAAGCGTTGCGTCAACGTGGTTTGAAATATGCCCCCTCTTATCATCGTGAGCGACACACTGGGTTCTTTGCAAAGGAAAAGTACGTGGTCCACAGCCAGCCGCGTGAGGATATTGCCGAAGAAATTCGTCGGATGCCCCAAGCCGCGTCTTTATACGGTCCGTTTTCCTACAGCAAGGCGTTTGTGGACGACTACGTCGCAAGGTGGAAGGAGATCCAAGAAAAGTATCACCCAGATATGTTGTGGGTTGATGACTTTCCGATCTACACGCGTGATGGGAACCAAGTTCGTAGCGGGAGGATGAAGCCAGAAATAAAGTACTTCGACGATCAAGTACGTCGCATGATTACTGACTTCATGAATGACGCTGCGGAGCGTGGGCAGCAAGTGTATTGCAACAACAAGGGCGGTAATCCGAATTGGCCTGCCGGCGTAGGTTGTCTGGAGAAGGACAATTTGAAGCTAAAGGTGATCGGACCGAAATGGCAAAGCTGCACGACGTTCGGTTCTTCCTTTGGATATTTGGAAGGGGATCGTTATCGAACCATTGAAAGCGTGATTCATGAACTGGTCGAGGTGATCAGCCGGAACGGAAACTTTTTGATCAATATCGGACCGAAGGGCGATGGGACGCTTGTTCCCGAACAGGTCGAGCGTCTTCGAGCGATGGGGCAGTGGCTAAAGATCAATGGAGATGCAATCTATGGTTCGCGATACTGGAAAGTCAGTGATCAAGAAGACGAACGTCTGGTTTTCACGACGAAGGGGAAGAGTCTTTACGCCATCAAGATGGAGGAACCGTCGGAACCATTCACGATTTTGGGGACCGCAGGATGGAAGTCCGATGAAGTCCGGTCGGTGCGTTTACTTGGTGCCGATGCGAGGGTGTCGTGGAGCATGACGCGCCAGGGGTTGAGAATCGTTCCGCCAGATGATCCTGGGATCAGTCGGTACGCATGGGCGTTTGAAGTCGTCACCCTCCGCAACCAGCATGTCCCCAACGTCATTCAAAACGACGCGGATGAAGCGTTGAAGGGGACAAGAAGAGTGGATCTGGAAGGCCATGATCTTTCGGAGGTTCAAAATCTTCCGGGGACATCGGTCGAAATTGAGACTGCGAATCGTGCGGACGGCTTTCAAAAACTCGTCCCAAAGACCTGTGATGCGAAAATCACAACGAATCACATCACGAGCAACGATCCGGTGGATTCACTGACAGATGGGAAGCTGGAGGAAGGGTTTGGCCCCGTTTTCAAGAACGGAGTGCGCAACGGGGCGTACAAGTTGGATCTTGGGGCCGTGCAATCGATTTCGTCGATTACGAGCTGGTCGCACAACCAACGTGGCTTTCGTGGGCATCAACGTATCGCACTGTTTGGCAGTGACGCCTCGACCGATCCGGGTTGGGATCTCCGTCAATATGTCCCGCTAGGGAAGATCGATACGACAGACCAAGCCATCGGAAAGTTCACAGCCGCGTCACTGCGTGCGTCTGACGAAACGACGCTCGGAAAGTTCCGATGGATCGTTTGGGCGGTCGCACCGATCACGACGTCTGGCGGAGGGGAAAACACTGCTTTTCAGGAACTGTCCGTTGAGTTTGAATGA
- a CDS encoding right-handed parallel beta-helix repeat-containing protein, with amino-acid sequence MAVRGWTAGTSADFFVSPIGSDAWSGTIAEPNEERSDGPFATLARARDAVRELDQRNKRDVLVLVRGGDYQLAQTIVFGLADSGQGEHAITYAAFPNETPVFRSGAGISGWRPVPSSMAGLPKAAVGKVQVADVDESFATLFDSDGLLPRARSEGFIPLAGGSRNELRYPAGLLKESTRTGDIEIVVRPHHAWILNILPVESIDHHGRVAHTGVDATYAMNRLHFLKETESCWFENSLQYLDRPGEWVLDTEQRKLYLWPRSDSPVFAPQLAELIRVEGKIDKDGPTDQPVRNLCFRGLTFMHARRYTVSADDAGLQHDWDMHDKATAMFRLRGTQQCRIEQCHFRHSGGGAIRVDLHGQKNTLSGNLIENIGGAGILLCGYGPGTKDVNRNNLVINNHIHHVGQVYSHSPGIMIWQSGHNRIANNLVHHTPYTGIIVSGCMAHFFAKQGRELGRTIRWHELEGLTRLPQRNDVLPFLHTRDNRIEFNEIHHAMEMLGDGNAIYIRGAGSGNVIRGNYIHHLVAPMIMQAAIRTDGGQTDTLITGNLIYRCTSQGIILKLNNRCVNNIVADVIAPPRGYYLAVREGPMVGAVIQRNVFYASSDECTFIDELPPGNGRTTEDRRGRTLARSKDAQTDRNIYYCAADPTLGRQMLEQQQRDNVDAHSLAVDPLFVDPDNGDFSFRPESPAHALGIVPFDRSKAGLIDGDLP; translated from the coding sequence ATGGCCGTTCGCGGCTGGACGGCTGGAACGTCCGCTGATTTTTTTGTCTCGCCAATCGGATCCGATGCTTGGTCGGGAACCATCGCGGAACCGAATGAGGAACGATCGGACGGCCCTTTCGCGACGTTGGCGCGTGCAAGAGATGCCGTGCGCGAACTGGACCAGCGGAACAAACGCGATGTCCTTGTCTTGGTTCGAGGTGGCGATTATCAGCTGGCGCAGACCATTGTCTTTGGCCTGGCGGATTCGGGTCAGGGGGAACACGCGATTACCTATGCGGCCTTTCCCAATGAAACGCCGGTCTTCCGTTCGGGTGCGGGGATCAGCGGATGGCGGCCGGTGCCGTCGTCGATGGCGGGCCTTCCCAAAGCCGCCGTGGGAAAGGTGCAAGTCGCGGACGTGGACGAGTCCTTTGCTACGCTCTTTGATTCCGACGGATTGTTGCCACGAGCACGATCCGAAGGGTTCATTCCACTTGCCGGAGGCAGTCGAAACGAGCTTAGGTATCCGGCCGGCCTGCTGAAGGAGTCAACCCGCACCGGCGATATCGAGATCGTGGTACGACCTCACCACGCCTGGATCTTGAACATATTGCCAGTGGAATCGATTGATCATCACGGGCGGGTTGCTCATACCGGTGTCGACGCCACCTACGCAATGAATCGCCTGCATTTTTTGAAGGAAACAGAATCTTGCTGGTTTGAAAACTCGCTTCAGTATCTGGATCGACCCGGCGAATGGGTATTGGATACCGAGCAGCGAAAGCTGTACCTGTGGCCACGTTCGGATTCACCTGTCTTCGCACCGCAGTTGGCGGAACTGATTCGTGTCGAAGGGAAAATTGATAAAGACGGCCCCACCGATCAACCGGTTCGGAATCTTTGTTTTCGCGGACTGACGTTCATGCACGCTCGTCGGTACACGGTTTCAGCCGACGATGCAGGGCTGCAGCATGACTGGGACATGCACGACAAAGCCACCGCAATGTTTCGGTTGCGTGGAACCCAGCAGTGCCGCATTGAACAATGCCACTTCAGGCACAGCGGTGGTGGTGCGATCCGCGTGGACCTGCACGGTCAGAAGAACACGCTGTCGGGTAACTTGATTGAAAACATCGGTGGTGCCGGCATTCTGTTGTGTGGCTATGGTCCAGGAACCAAGGACGTCAATCGCAATAACTTGGTGATTAACAATCACATCCATCATGTAGGACAGGTCTATTCCCACTCACCCGGAATCATGATCTGGCAAAGTGGCCACAATCGCATCGCCAATAATCTGGTGCATCACACCCCGTACACGGGGATCATTGTTTCAGGGTGCATGGCCCACTTTTTTGCGAAGCAGGGCCGAGAGCTTGGGCGGACAATTCGGTGGCATGAATTGGAAGGTTTGACGAGGTTGCCGCAGCGAAATGACGTGTTGCCATTTCTGCACACTCGAGACAATCGTATCGAATTTAATGAAATTCATCATGCGATGGAGATGCTCGGCGACGGGAATGCCATCTACATTCGCGGCGCCGGTTCCGGAAACGTTATCCGCGGAAACTACATTCATCACCTGGTGGCGCCGATGATCATGCAGGCGGCGATTCGAACCGATGGCGGGCAAACCGATACACTGATCACCGGGAACCTAATCTATAGGTGCACGTCGCAGGGGATCATCCTTAAATTAAATAATCGCTGTGTGAACAATATTGTTGCCGACGTGATCGCACCGCCACGCGGCTACTATCTGGCCGTGCGTGAAGGCCCGATGGTCGGCGCGGTGATTCAGCGGAATGTTTTCTACGCTTCGTCGGACGAATGCACGTTCATCGATGAATTGCCACCCGGAAATGGACGCACAACCGAAGATCGGCGGGGTCGAACTTTGGCGCGATCCAAGGACGCGCAGACTGATCGGAACATCTATTACTGTGCGGCGGATCCAACGCTGGGGCGTCAGATGCTGGAACAGCAACAGCGTGACAACGTCGACGCTCATAGTCTGGCCGTCGATCCGCTGTTCGTCGATCCTGACAATGGCGATTTCAGTTTTCGTCCCGAGTCGCCGGCGCACGCTTTGGGAATCGTACCCTTTGATCGATCAAAAGCTGGCCTGATCGACGGAGACCTGCCATGA
- a CDS encoding arylsulfatase: MAPRMIVIVFLLLANLGMPARECLSMDPPNVILVMTDDQGYGDLSCHGNPILQTPNLNKLHRESIRFTDFHVSPFCTPTRASLMTGNYAGYTGAFRTSSGRTMMHRDQKTLGDLFSSAGYATAMIGKWHLGDNAPHRPQDRGFQHVVWHRCGGVGQASDYWGNDYFDDVYERNGNFEKFDGYCTDVWFKEGLRFIGENRSKRFFLYLATNAPHGPYRVDQKWAKPYARRTDVANANFYGMIANIDHNMGRLRDRLVELGLNENTILIFMTDNGTAAGGSFRGLDSEPSRGYNAGMRGKKSSLYDGGHRVPFFMHWPKGGLVGGRDIDTLAAHLDVLPTLADLCGIPIPDDIRPDGTSLVPLLRGPVEPWPRDHLVEQFLGGAYAKEFPPQPFHFSVVMTERWRLVNSGGERLFDIQADPAQRTDLAKMYPDIVAKLRTKYQKYWDTISPRLTPVRIDIGSDAENPTVLCSQDWRMASGNPPWNFNAIKRLPKVTGPWMLRVKKAGRYRITLRQFPKQANKPVVGKLARIEIAGMVKELPVTPDRLKVVFELDLPAGPTELTTYLFDENGEAGGAYFTEVKAL, encoded by the coding sequence ATGGCGCCTCGAATGATCGTGATCGTCTTTCTGCTGCTGGCCAATCTAGGCATGCCGGCCCGCGAGTGTCTCTCAATGGATCCGCCGAACGTTATACTCGTCATGACGGATGACCAAGGGTATGGCGATCTGTCATGCCATGGCAATCCGATTCTTCAAACGCCGAATCTCAATAAGCTGCATCGCGAATCGATTCGTTTCACGGATTTCCACGTCAGTCCCTTTTGCACGCCGACGCGTGCATCGCTGATGACTGGCAACTATGCGGGGTACACCGGCGCGTTTCGAACCAGTTCGGGACGCACGATGATGCACCGGGATCAGAAGACGCTCGGTGACTTGTTTTCAAGTGCCGGCTATGCCACAGCGATGATTGGTAAATGGCATCTTGGCGACAACGCGCCGCATCGCCCGCAGGACCGCGGTTTTCAGCATGTGGTGTGGCACCGGTGTGGTGGCGTGGGGCAAGCGTCGGACTATTGGGGCAACGACTATTTCGATGATGTCTACGAACGCAACGGTAACTTTGAAAAGTTCGACGGCTATTGCACGGATGTTTGGTTCAAAGAAGGGCTTCGCTTCATCGGAGAAAACCGAAGCAAACGGTTTTTTCTCTATCTTGCAACGAATGCACCGCATGGACCCTATCGTGTGGACCAGAAGTGGGCGAAACCCTATGCGAGACGAACAGACGTTGCCAATGCGAATTTCTACGGAATGATCGCCAACATTGATCACAATATGGGGCGACTGCGAGACCGGCTTGTGGAGCTCGGTTTGAATGAGAATACGATCCTGATCTTTATGACCGACAACGGAACGGCCGCGGGTGGGAGTTTTCGCGGATTGGATTCGGAGCCAAGTCGGGGATACAACGCCGGGATGCGAGGCAAGAAGTCATCGCTTTACGACGGTGGCCATCGTGTCCCATTTTTTATGCATTGGCCGAAAGGGGGTCTGGTCGGAGGAAGGGATATCGACACTTTGGCCGCGCACCTTGATGTGCTGCCCACGCTGGCGGATCTGTGCGGGATTCCAATACCCGACGATATTCGGCCCGATGGGACCTCGCTGGTTCCATTATTGCGGGGCCCTGTCGAACCATGGCCGCGTGACCACCTGGTGGAACAGTTTCTCGGTGGAGCGTATGCGAAGGAATTTCCGCCTCAGCCATTTCACTTTAGCGTTGTGATGACGGAGCGCTGGCGGTTGGTGAATTCCGGCGGTGAACGCCTCTTTGACATACAGGCGGATCCTGCGCAGCGAACGGATCTGGCAAAGATGTACCCTGACATCGTCGCAAAACTGCGAACGAAGTATCAAAAGTATTGGGATACGATATCGCCCCGGTTGACGCCGGTTAGGATTGACATCGGAAGTGATGCTGAGAATCCGACGGTACTTTGTTCCCAGGATTGGCGAATGGCCAGCGGAAACCCGCCCTGGAATTTCAATGCAATCAAGCGATTGCCCAAGGTCACCGGGCCATGGATGCTGAGGGTGAAGAAGGCCGGGCGTTATCGGATCACGCTTCGGCAATTTCCGAAACAGGCGAACAAGCCTGTCGTGGGTAAACTCGCGAGGATTGAAATTGCGGGCATGGTCAAGGAGTTGCCCGTAACGCCGGATCGCTTGAAAGTCGTTTTTGAGCTGGATCTTCCGGCCGGTCCCACAGAATTGACAACCTATCTGTTCGATGAAAACGGTGAAGCCGGCGGTGCCTACTTCACCGAGGTAAAGGCGCTTTGA